One Glycine max cultivar Williams 82 chromosome 3, Glycine_max_v4.0, whole genome shotgun sequence DNA window includes the following coding sequences:
- the LOC113001246 gene encoding uncharacterized protein → MGWLQSLLCPLKKLWDRLHSSHKKRRGIYILYKDVKSCPCEDVHVLWSILVESGAAPASLPSK, encoded by the exons ATGGGATGGCTTCAGTCCCTTCTCTGCCCTTTGAAGAAGCTCTGGGATCGCCTTCATTCGAGCCACAAAAAGC ggAGAGGAATATACATTCTGTATAAGGATGTGAAGTCTTGCCCTTGCGAAGATGTGCATGTGCTCTGGTCAATATTGGTTGAGTCAGGCGCTGCCCCTGCTTCTTTGCCATCAAAATGA
- the LOC102659610 gene encoding transcription repressor OFP16 — protein MPNTNTPPTRKRNNLSRYNLKLCFSNPMQPFTPKSHPTNPTATSSPVHHNHNHPSPPATSSTLIKDFNHDRSTVTPQNPFPSLGPEPKPADLVTAFASQRFFFTSPGRSNSIVESANTTDTDCTTSSSIDERQDQFKSFIHDSDEREAKALLDSSIAVTKYSPDPYADFRQSMEEMVAARPELMDVASKWRELHELLLCYLALNPKSTHKFILRAFSDFLLSLISRSYFPPQDPGSDDDDVAGDGGGCSS, from the exons ATGCCAAACACAAACACGCCgccaacaagaaaaagaaacaacctCAGCCGCTACAACCTGAAACTATGTTTCTCCAATCCCATGCAACCGTTCACACCCAAATCTCATCCGACAAACCCCACCGCCACTTCCTCACCCGTTCATCACAATCACAACCATCCATCACCACCCGCCACGTCATCAACCCTAATCAAGGACTTCAACCATGATCGCAGTACCGTGACCCCACAAAACCCATTTCCGAGCCTTGGACCCGAACCCAAACCTGCCGACTTGGTCACCGCTTTTGCCTCCCAACGATTCTTCTTCACCTCCCCCGGCCGCTCCAACTCCATCGTCGAATCCGCCAACACCACCGACACCGACTGCACCACATCCTCATCCATTGACGAAAGACAGGACCAATTCAAGA gtTTCATTCATGATTCTGACGAAAGGGAAGCAAAGGCGTTATTGGACAGCAGCATTGCAGTAACGAAGTACTCGCCGGACCCTTACGCGGACTTCCGGCAGTCGATGGAGGAGATGGTGGCGGCGCGTCCCGAGTTGATGGACGTGGCGTCCAAATGGCGCGAGCTGCACGAGCTTCTTCTTTGTTATCTTGCGCTCAACCCGAAAAGCACGCACAAGTTCATTCTCCGTGCTTTTTCTGATTTTCTCCTCAGCCTCATATCGCGTTCTTATTTTCCGCCGCAGGATCCCGGTTCCGATGACGATGACGTTGCCGGCGACGGCGGTGGATGTTCGAGTTAG